In one Nicotiana tomentosiformis chromosome 6, ASM39032v3, whole genome shotgun sequence genomic region, the following are encoded:
- the LOC138893462 gene encoding uncharacterized protein, whose amino-acid sequence MVDFDMTMRMDWLYKCYAILDCRAKVVMFEFPNKPVCEWKGNIAEPRGKFISYLKAKKMITKGCLYSLVRVSDTTAEVASIHSVPVVTEFPDVFPDELPGIPLDRVIEFGIDVVPDTQPISIPPYQMALAELRELKE is encoded by the coding sequence atggttgactttgatatgaCTATGAGGATGGATTGGTTATACAAGTGTTACGCCATTCTTGATTGTCGTGCTAAAGTGGTCATGTTTGAGTTTCCAAATAAGCCAGTTTGTGAGTGGAAAGGCAATATTGCTGAGCCTCGAGGTAAATTTATTTCATACCTTAAGGCGAAAAAGATGATCACGAAAGGATGTCTTTATTCTTTAGTTAGAGTCAGTGACACAACTGCAGAGGTAGCAAGCATTCACTCTGTGCCAGTTGTTACTGAGTTTCCTGATGTTTTTCCTGACGAGCTTCCTGGTATACCACTAGATCGGGTCATCGAATTTGGGATCGATGTGGTGCCAGATACCCAGCCAATATCTATTCCCCCATATCAAATGGCTCTAGCTGAGTTAAGAGAATTGAAGGAATAA
- the LOC104120107 gene encoding tetraspanin-8-like, whose protein sequence is MVRVSNNLVGILNIITFLISIPIIAGGIWLSRQANTECERFLEKPVIALGIFVMLVSLAGLIGSCCRVSWLLWVYLFVMFLLILLIFCFTIFAFVVTNKGAGEALSGKGYKEYRLGDYSNWLQKRVNNHWGKIQSCLQDSKICKTLIDDGSSTKVEDFYKKHLSALQSGCCKPSNDCNFAYVSPTNWTRTASSSSTNPDCGLWNNDPNVLCYGCQSCKAGLLDNIKSDWKRVAVLNIIFLVFLIIVYSVGCCAFRNTRRDNSYKRYP, encoded by the exons ATGGTGCGTGTGAGTAACAATTTAGTAGGAATTCTCAACATAATCACATTTCTCATTTCAATCCCAATTATAGCAGGAGGGATATGGCTATCAAGGCAAGCAAATACAGAATGCGAAAGGTTTCTTGAAAAGCCTGTGATCGCACTTGGAATATTTGTCATGTTAGTTTCACTAGCTGGATTAATTGGTTCCTGTTGTAGAGTTTCATGGCTTCTTTGGGTTTACCTTTTCGTTATGTTCTTGTTGATTTTGTTAATCTTTTGCTTCACTATTTTTGCATTTGTGGTGACTAATAAAGGGGCTGGTGAAGCACTTTCTGGTAAAGGGTATAAAGAGTATAGGCTTGGTGATTATTCTAATTGGTTACAGAAAAGGGTTAATAATCATTGGGGTAAGATTCAGAGTTGTTTGCAGGATAGTAAGATCTGCAAAACTTTGATTGATGATGGGTCTAGCACAAAAGTTGaagatttttacaaaaaacaTCTCTCTGCTCTTCAG TCTGGTTGCTGCAAGCCATCAAACGACTGCAACTTTGCCTATGTGAGCCCGACCAACTGGACCAGGACTGCAAGCTCATCCTCAACCAATCCAGACTGTGGCCTGTGGAACAACGATCCGAATGTCTTGTGTTACGGCTGCCAATCCTGCAAAGCTGGGCTGCTAGACAATATCAAGAGTGACTGGAAGAGAGTAGCCGTACTCAATATCATATTCCTCGTCTTCCTCATCATCGTTTACTCTGTTGGATGTTGTGCCTTCAGAAACACCAGGCGTGACAATTCTTATAAGCGTTACCCTTGA